The Arachis ipaensis cultivar K30076 chromosome B03, Araip1.1, whole genome shotgun sequence region AGGACACACCTAATAATCCTAGCTAATTGATTATTAACATTattaatttatgaaattagataaaGCAATTCTAAATAGAGAAATTTAAATGCCTCagcaaaaaaaaagtgaaaaaagaactaacataattaatttaaaatctttaaaaataaatttatttaaaaaaattaaaaattaatttaaaaataaatattttttagggactaatttgactattcaCGCAACTTCGCCTTTATATATATCCTTATCCTTTAGCCTAATTAACGTAACTCTTACAGATTAAGGCATGAAGAAGCTTCCTAGTTAACTATTATCAGCATGTTCGGTGACTTCATAAATCAATTAACTGGAAACAAATTAAATTAACACTTCCCAGCCCTACTTATTACCAAGGATGTGATGCCAAACCCACCATCATTATGTTTTTCTCATTACTCTCTCTCAAACAAGAGAAATAACCTTTGACATCTAAATCCTCTAATTAATACTTTGTTGACATTGACAGATTGACTTCACTTCACTGTTTTTTTAATATTGTCTGATTTCTACACTAGCAACTGAATTCTTATCACCATATCTAGTTTCAATTGTGTTATGATGGATAAAAATTGGTgtctaattatttaaaaaattaaatacttcATATTNNNNNNNNNNNNNNNNNNNNNNNNNNNNNNNNNNNaaatactaaataaaaaaacACTATAAAATTGGCCATAATTTTAAATAAGCGTTTGAAAACTGTATGTGATTTGGATGGTTCCACCTACTTTGGATGGCAATGTGGCAAATAAACCACACTCCACAAAGGTGGAGATCCCATTAAATTTGTCAacatttaaattattaaaaagaacaaatatatataaacaaaaaatgaaattaaagaaagaaaaagagaggacCGACCTCTCTTCTTCCATATAAAATTTGAACCGTTTTTCAGATGATGACTGCGATATTAAAAATTGCAAGTTGTGCGCAGCAAATGGAATTGGAAATCTTTCATTAGATTTGAATAAGATAAAAACtcaagtgcagtcgacttcatgtgaagttgatacttgagagTCTGTTAgatgatttaactaaatttttatataacggctctcaggtatcaacttcaagtgaaatcgacttcacctgagttttcacctttcaATAAAAGCCAGCAAGTAATATTATTGCCATCCTCTCTCAGCAAGGATCTTATGTTTCATTCACAAAACATAAATTGATTATAAGATCACATGTACATTACATCATATAAATTATAGGCTTCAACTACGAGACCTAATTAATATATTATTTCCAAAtgaaaaaagcataaattaaaagtccACATCTAAGTCAATTTGATTAGCTCCAAATTCTATAATTGTCGAATTGTATATATCATTTATATTGTATAATTTGTCCTTAAACATATATGTAGTTTTTGACCTAATTAATATAGTAATaatagatattttaatttttactccactaataaaagtttttttttttagaatatagATGTGTAATGTCTAAGTCTCAATTCAATACTTTTTTACAACTACAacgaataataataacaaataataatTAGAGATTTATTGTGACAAAATCTTTTCCCAATTGGCCATTTCTTTTGTACTCATAATAGGATAGTGTACATGATTGGCCTTTAGAAATTGGGGATATCAATTAATTATGTAACTTATATTCATCACACGAGAAGCAAGATGAAGAAGCATTGAGGATATTAATTAGTTCCACAAATCTAGTGTATTTCGGACCAATAATAATCATTCAATAATATTATATTCTAAAAAATGAGAGAGATCAGAGGCTTTTTCTCAAGGTTGGAGAATCATGATTGTGTGGCTGCAATAATTGGGCCACATGCATTCATCCCATAAATATAAGCTACAATCCCCACCAACcacaattatatataattaatttctcaGATATATTACACATGCACTAACCTATAAAGCACCCCCACGTAATTATTTGAATCATGAAATTCTATGGACTATATGGAAACTTGTTTAAATAAAACCAATCATGACTTAGGTTCCTCATCTTAAGTCTTAACCCTTTAATATAGAAGACAAAAACTGAAACATTTTATCTCAGCAGAAAATTCCAAAAATCAGGTACAATATTATGGTTAGATCTCATCCTTTCATCATCAATATATATTATACATTACATGTATTCCTTTTCAATGAGTATGAATTCATGTCGTATTCATTTTGGTTAAAGGGAGTTGATACTAGAATAGTTTCAATAAATAATTGCCGTACCACAAACAACAAACGGTCCAACCATAATAAATTCTGCCACAACAAAACCATTATAGTAGATAGAACCATTAAGTTGGTAACCTTATTGAATTAGAATATATATAGCGTTGATGGAATCAAactaaaccaacaataatatttaatattgagAAAATGACGAGAGTGCTGCACGAGTGGTGACATTGATATGCAAACATATGACATTTCCGAATTGGCGTGGCTGCAGAAGAAACGCGTGGTTTCGTTTCTTTAATAACACGAAACAAAGTATAGATCGGAGGAGGAAGCTAAGGTTTGTAGCCTTATACGTATATGGCTTTGTATTGAGCAATGTGGCAGCATGCAACACATAGATATATCAACCATCCTATGGTGTACTTATATGTATGGTTTCAATTCACATCGATCTAAATATCTTGATTCATCAAGTGCATGCGTATGCATATATGTGCTCTATTTTGTTGTTCAATTGCCATAAAAAAACGAGGAGATAGAACACTCTAGAAATTGATTGATGGTGAAACCAAACACAATCTCAACTATTTCAAAATCTCTTCATTATTGCTGTTTTAGTGTGGCTTCACTAGTGTCACATGAGTTAAAACTTAAAACATGtgcgcaaaaaaaaaaattggaagcaGTGAAAAAATTGGAAGAAGGACAATTTGAGAATCGGTACTTCAAAAGGTGATTAATTAGAGTGTTGGATTCATGTGTCCTGTCTCAAACACGTGACACTAGATGTTACTGAATCAATATCATACTTGCAGAATTTTTATGAGGTTACAAATTGGTTGGCGTGGCAAGATTATTCAGACAAGAAAATCTTTTACACCAGCGTATGGTGGTACTCTTATTAAATTATATCAaacattaataattatttatgatGCAAGAACCATTAAGTCTTCTGTTAAGTACATACATTTTTTGAGTCTTGATTCACATTGAATTAATTTCTATGGCTCTTATTTGTATTATACATCTCAGAAGTCGTAGCACGTGAATTTTGTTAAATTAAGCATCTTGAAACTGCAATTGACAAATTTAATGTACATagtgaaaaaattaaaattaaaattaaaattgaatttcgtACCGAGGAAAAAGTGTAGATTATTTGTGGAGTCCAAAATATTCAAAATGTCTATGGCTTTAGACTAATTGATTCAAATTTAGGTTCTTTTAACTTAAAAGACtccaaaagtttcaaaaataaataaatgaataaattactatttgtaTCCATAAAGATACAAATGCTGATAAATATATCCATATAATAATTGTATCCGCGGAAGATAACTTCTGTGTGCCAAGAATACCCTAACGGACCAATTGTGTAACCAACGTCCGGGTACTCTTGGCAGACGGAAGCCAATCTTCCGTGGTCATAATTGTGTCATTTTATTCTTGTATGGGTACATTTGTCAGCATGTATCTTaatggtaatttattcttaaataaataaattagaaagaaagaaagaagtaatgTCTAATGTCATTTCCtgtgaaaaaagaaaagaaaactatgCGCCTATTGAGCCATCATGCTCCTAGCTGTTAAATAATGACCCTTCAGAGCAACACTTGCCATATAAAGTGAATAACGGACTTTCTCTAATCTTTAAACAAGTCAACCATGTAACAATGAACTGTTTTGTGAAAAATTATCAGcgttaaaaataaatacatatactATCAACTGTTCATATAATCATATATATTTCATTATTCGTGATTTTAGGAGCTATGAccaaagtaaaatatattttgaatttcacaaccctatattttattttcttttttgtgcaATTCTCTGGTTCAAAGCACTAAGTGGTACAACATTCATGTGTAAAACAAGTATTGTCCATTTTGACATGTATCTAACAATACAATATAAGAAATTAATATTAGAGCAATGGTAACAGTATTATTCTTACTCCAATTCTACTTCCACATTGgataatataaatttatttatttatttatttttggaaaaaaagGGAAGAACAAATTAAAAGCCCAGCCCCTAGTGCCTTATGTATATCTTTGATTTTTaaccaaactataaaccctacgATTGATGAGTATTTAATACTTGATTTTCAAGGAACATAATTAAATAGATGCAGTCATACACCCGGTGGAGGGATCCAAGATACCTTGATATTAACACCCATATAACTGAATAACAAGTGAAAGTAAATCTTTACTTAATATTAATATAAGGAGTATATTAATATTGGGTTCAACCGTTCAAGGAATGGGTCCTAACACAGGAATTAAGAAGTGGGCATGAAAGGATGCCCTTCataaacagaaggaaaaacagtgGAATAATAACAAATCACTTAATATATTTAAGAACAATATGGTGGCTGTAACACACATTCAAATCATCCAAACAAACAGGCTCCTATAACACAATTACAGACTTCATAAATACTAACCTTCAAGGTAAGCTTCATAAGGTATTAGTTAATGACAATATATAACACTAATaataagtaatgaagaagaacaCATGGTTCATGGAATTAATAAACAAACATAGATGTAGATGACAGCTGAAGCAAGTTTAACCATCAAAACCAGGGCATTCAGTCATTTATACCACACAAATCTCAAATCCAGCATTTAATTATATATGAAATGCAGTCAAAGTAGTCCAAATACCACCTAGCTCCTGCTCCTGGATTTTTCCACAGCCCTGGGAGCTGCATAGTAAAGAAATATTACTTAGCCAAACTTCATAGCACATTAATTGGtgtataaaccacattactaactGTGTAATATTATCTAAGAGTTAAAATATTGACTGATATTATCAGTGTCATATCCATAGTACTCAACTGCAGTCTGCAGACATAGATCAGTTAACTCTTTCAGACATGTTTTCCTTGTGTTACAATGAAACTCTATCAACTGCAGTGTTAAATTCGGTTTCTTGAAATAAAATTGTGGTCAACTTAGTActatgtaaaataaataaataaataacttagGCTTGCTAGCTAGAGCTATTTACTGGTGTATATTGACTAGCTGTGTTTTTtcccaaaataaaaataataagagaataaaaagaaaacaaaagactagCAGAAGATGTAtatctatcttttctttttttctaacaCTAGTTTGATGATTATTGACAAATCACAGCACAAACTACTAATAGTTTCACACTTCAGTGATCATAAGAAAAATTTGTTCTCCAACATATATTATCAATACATTCAAATTAACCATCTAAGTAAATACCACCTATTGGGCTATAATCACTGACTTAGCTTCAGTTGCCTCACTTAAACGCATCAGAATCATAAGGTATTGCACGAAATTAATCCTTAAATAGGGCTACTGTCACATGCAAAGAGAAGCTCACACTCGACCAATTTATATGATAGTTTTACTGATATGTATAATGACTGTAAGATGAAGCAGAACCAAGAAAACATACCTAAGCCAATGGCATCAGAACCCTTCATGATTTTCAGCCTCTTGCATGTGTCAATGAACATCCTGCAGGATTATCACAGTTAGGAATGAAGGCAAAACATTGCTCAAAAATGTGTTCCAATGGTCTTCTATAGCTGCCACTTTCTTAACACAAACAGCAGTAAAGCATCAAACTTCATGCATGGCTGCATGGGAATGCATAAGAACATTACACATTCCCATAGGAAGCACTCAAAAACAACAGTCAACAGACATACACAAATGAGAAAGATTATGAAGAGACATATAAAGGCTGAGCACAGAATATAAGAGAGACACAACAGaataaaagattgaaaacaatgtCTGGCTTGGCATTGAAGATAGAAGCAAAACAGcagaaacaaaaatatttaaggTGCAGAACAGTAAGCTTCCCTATTTAGAAGAAGCCCTGTGCAGTAAAAATGCAGTAATCTGCTCATGAGATGATATCAAAAAGGAGCAAGCATGATGTAACACAGAGAACTTAAACTAAATTTGCAGGTTGGAATTGCTTGATGATATTGTTGGCAGTATATTTCATATCTCACTGATTCAACTATAATTATGACTCTGCATAATTTCTAAAGCACATTACCTTATCATCTTAGATCTTAAAAATAGATGCAATCACTGCTACAAGAAAAAAAAGCATAACGGCAACATACAAAACAAGTTCGGTAGGTTTAGAAACACTTACTCCCAAGGCACATCTCCTACGAGCATCCAGTCGCCATCTTTGTCTTCATAAGTAAGTACATATTCTGAACCATGCAGGAGATCCTTCAGCTTGCTCTCACTCATCATTTCTCTTCCTGGAGCCCCATGTGAACCACACTGACCTGAAATGGTCAATATGCGTAGCAAATCCATGTCAAAGTTCAACTTCAGAATCAAATATAAAAGCCATCACAAAATTCATTGAAAGAATCCCTAACAAGAAATAATTTGCTTAAATAATTCAATATTGCAGCAGCTCACCTAAGATAAAACAGCTGAACATCTTCTCAAGGGCAGAAGACAGTTCCTGGTATGTCGTATAATTCCTCAGATCAACCTTCCTCAGATATGGAGCACCATCCATGCTCACCTTCACGAAGAGCACCGCCGGGCTTGGTTTTCCATCTACTTCATCATTGTTCTTTGAAGTGGTAGCCAACGAGTTTTTCCTAAATGATCTAATAGGAGGCCAACCAACAACCTGTGCCCTGCCAAAGATAAGAAGCAATGAGCACAACAAGAAACCACAGAACAACCACTTTAAGATCTTTGTTCGACTTCTAAACTATGTTGAAAATTAGGGATCCTTCATCTAGCAAGTTACACCTACTTAGAAGCCGGTGAACTGCCACTGACAGCACCTCCTGTTCCACTGACTGCGCCGGTCTGTCCTTGTAATACCTTGCTTGGTATTTCCTTCTTTGCAGTTGGCTGCAGTCCAGCAGGTCTGGGTGATAGCATCACATTTATCGCTGCAGTACCAGTAAACTTTCCCTGCAACACAGATTGTAGGGAATCAGACTTAGAAACAGCACATAACATTCATTTACCCTCAATAAAATAATAGCATTTTTACCTCAGAGAATCCATCCATTGCATCAGCAAAACCCCTTTTGTTTCCCGAAACTACAGTCTTTTGAGTTGATGAGCAGATTCCATCTTTCGTAGGGAGCGGGAGCAATGGGAACAGTGGTTTCTCATCAAGCTTTGTTGAGCTCAATGAGAAGATGTCTGGACCCCTTTCAGGAGATTGGGATCCAGGAAGGCCGAGCCTCAACTCGGTGGCCTTCAAATTCAGATTGTCCTTTTTCTCATCAGACATGCCTGGCGCAGCTGAACTGTCTACCGATGAGCAATCAGACAAACCCAAGTAGTTGCGTTCTTTCAAGGAAACCCCTCCATTTTGGGAGAAGCAGTCCAAGGATTGTGGCGAAGATGCAGACGCTACAGTTGAAGCGTTGCTCAGCCCTTCCTCCCTGGTAACCAGCAGGGGCGGAGCCATCAAACTCCAAATTCACAAACTGCCTTACACAAAACCAAAGCAGAACTCACTCAACATTGTGCCATAAATAATACAAGATCAACAAAAGATGAAAAGAAAATGTGTTCTAAACTTCTATAGGAAACGGATTCTAAAGAATCAATCAATCAGAATTAACTAGAAGTCATCTATACTCTATGAACAAAAATGTTCCGGGAGAATAGTTATCACAGTAATAGCAGGCAATTTAAACAACATGGATCAAAAGAAA contains the following coding sequences:
- the LOC107631396 gene encoding auxin-responsive protein IAA9, translated to MAPPLLVTREEGLSNASTVASASSPQSLDCFSQNGGVSLKERNYLGLSDCSSVDSSAAPGMSDEKKDNLNLKATELRLGLPGSQSPERGPDIFSLSSTKLDEKPLFPLLPLPTKDGICSSTQKTVVSGNKRGFADAMDGFSEGKFTGTAAINVMLSPRPAGLQPTAKKEIPSKVLQGQTGAVSGTGGAVSGSSPASKAQVVGWPPIRSFRKNSLATTSKNNDEVDGKPSPAVLFVKVSMDGAPYLRKVDLRNYTTYQELSSALEKMFSCFILGQCGSHGAPGREMMSESKLKDLLHGSEYVLTYEDKDGDWMLVGDVPWEMFIDTCKRLKIMKGSDAIGLAPRAVEKSRSRS